A genomic window from Sorex araneus isolate mSorAra2 chromosome 2, mSorAra2.pri, whole genome shotgun sequence includes:
- the LOC129401613 gene encoding endogenous retrovirus group K member 7 Pro protein-like — MDLAKRPKLTLSIQGKRFEGIMDTGADRSIISSHWWPKGWPVAEFEHELQGLGYTQCPSMSTQVLTWRTDEGSKGSFTPYVLPLPVNLWGRDVLTALGIVLTDQYSPQARKMMQGMGYIPGEGLGKNSSGITEPITAEGNQGKTGLGF; from the coding sequence ATGGACCTGGCCAAGAGACCTAAACTAACCCTTTCCATTCAGGGTAAGCGTTTTGAGGGCATTATGGACACCGGCGCTGACCGGAGCATCATCTCCTCGCACTGGTGGCCTAAGGGCTGGCCGGTGGCTGAGTTTGAGCATGAGCTTCAGGGTCTAGGTTATACCCAATGCCCTTCCATGAGCACCCAGGTCCTCACCTGGCGTACTGATGAAGGGAGCAAGGGTTCCTTCACCCCATATGTCCTGCCTCTCCCAGTtaacctttggggcagggatgtcTTAACAGCCTTAGGCATAGTCTTAACCGATCAGTACTCCCCTCAGGCACGTAAAATGATGCAGGGCATGGGGTACATACCAGGAGAAGGACTAGGAAAGAATTCCAGTGGCATCACAGAGCCTATCACTGCGGAGGGAAATCAAGGCAAAACGGGGCTGGGTTTTTGA